One segment of Micromonospora sp. M71_S20 DNA contains the following:
- a CDS encoding YciI family protein — protein sequence MAKYLLLKHYRGAPAAVNDVPMEQWTPEEISAHMQYMQDFATRLEGTGEFVDGQALAPEGTFVRYDGEGRPPVTDGPFAETKDLIAGWMVIDVDSYERAVELAGELSAAPGAGGKPIHEWLELRPFLTAPPTITE from the coding sequence ATGGCCAAGTACCTGCTGCTCAAGCACTACCGGGGCGCCCCGGCTGCGGTCAACGACGTACCCATGGAGCAGTGGACGCCGGAGGAGATCTCGGCGCACATGCAGTACATGCAGGACTTTGCGACCCGGCTCGAGGGGACCGGCGAGTTCGTCGACGGTCAGGCGCTCGCCCCCGAGGGGACGTTCGTCCGGTACGACGGTGAGGGACGCCCACCGGTCACCGACGGCCCGTTCGCCGAGACCAAGGACCTCATCGCCGGCTGGATGGTGATCGACGTCGACAGCTACGAGCGCGCCGTGGAGTTGGCCGGGGAGCTGTCGGCCGCCCCCGGGGCGGGCGGGAAGCCGATCCACGAGTGGCTGGAGCTGCGCCCGTTCCTGACCGCGCCGCCCACCATCACGGAGTGA